The Sphingobacteriales bacterium nucleotide sequence CATTTTATCTTCACTTATATTTTGTGCTTTCATTTCTTCGCGTGCAAGGTCGTTTATCTTCTCATAAAAGTCTACATCTATCACCTTTACATACAACACCATAAACAAACAAACAATTATTACAAACAATAATGATGAAAAAAAACCAACTTTAAACAATTGACCAAATGTAGCATCTTTGTCATCAAGTGTGTCTGCATATAATTTTATTGAAAATACAATACAAACAAAAGTAATTGCCAACACCAACCATTTTGCCCATTGCTCCATATCGATACCTACGATAAACAAAATTAATGTGAGTAGTATATACACTAAGCTAAGTGTAACGCCATTTTTTATAATTACAAAATTATCCATAATATAATAATTAATTCATTAACTTCCAAAGTTTGTCTTTCAATTCTACCAATCCTTCTTCTGTATGTGATGAAATAAAAACAACATCTAATTTTTTTGGAAATTCTTTTCTAATCCAAGTTTTCAAATCATCATCTAACAAATCTGATTTGCTAATTGCTAATAATCTTTTCTTGTGCATCAATTCAGGATTATAAGCTTTTAGTTCTTTTTCTAATATTTTATATTCTTTTTTATGGTCTGCACAATCTGCTGGAATAAGAAACAATAATACAGCATTACGCTCTATATGTCTAAGGAAACGCAAGCCAATGCCTTTTCCTTTTGATGCGCCTTCAATAATTCCAGGAATATCTGCCATTACAAAAGAATAATTATCTCTATAACTTACTACACCCAAATTTGGCACTAATGTAGTAAATGCATAGTCAGCAACTTCTGGTTTTGCTGCACTCAATACAGACAATAGTGTAGATTTTCCTGCATTTGGGAAGCCCACTAAACCAACATCAGCTAAAACTTTTAGCTCTAATATTTTCCAGCCTTCTATTCCTGGTCTTCCTGGCTGTGCGTAGTGTGGTGCTTGGTTGGTAGATGTTTTAAAATGATTGTTGCCTAAACCACCAATTCCTCCTGCTAACCAAACTACTTCTTGTCCATCTTCCATTATTTCGGCTTCAATTGCTCCTGTTTCAACATCTTTAGCTATAGTACCTAGTGGAACTTCCAAAATAATATCTTCTCCTTGCTTGCCACTACTTAACGCACCTTTGCCACCTTCACCATGTTTCGCTTTAATATGTTTTCTATATTTAAGGTGCAACAATGTCCATAATTGTTTGTTGCCTCTTAAAATAATATGTCCACCACGACCACCATCACCGCCATCTGGGCCACCTTTGGGCACATATTTTTCCCTTCTAAAATGTGCAGAACCTGGACCACCATTGCCTGACTGTACAAATATCTTTACATAATCTATAAAATTACCACCTTCCATTATGTTGCAAAAATAGCTCAAAAAAGCTAATAATTTTTATATTTTTAAGAGATGGAAAAAATTGAGATACAATCAGCATCTAGTACAACAATATTTCTAAACATTAGAAAACCAAATGGCAAGATTAAAGGCGTTGTTTTAATAAACACTGGAACTTGTATTCCACAAAAAATATATTGGAAGTTTGCAGAATTTTTAACCGAAAATGAATATGTTACTATAACTTATGATTATTCTGATGCGCAAAACTATACATCTTCTGTATCACATACAGATTGGATAAAAGATATGCAAGCTGCTTTAGATTATGTGCAAAACAACTATGCTAATGAAAAAAATACATAGTTGGTCATAGTTCTGGTGGACAATTAATTGGATATATGAAAAATGCAAAGGACTTTGATAAGCTATTTTTAGTTGCATCAGCACGCATATTGGAAAAAATCTCCAGCGTGGTATGGATATTCTATGCAAATATTTTGGAAAATATTAGTTCCACTTAATATTGGAATCAATGGATTTTTTAATAATAAAATGTATGGCGTAAGTGGTGGCTTCCCAAAAAATATTATTTTGGAATTAAGAAGCTTTTGTATGAATAAAGATTTTTTCTTTCCATTCTTTAAATCAAAAAATATAGTTAATTATTTTGACACAATTCGATGTAAAGTTAAAGCGTATCATTTAGCTGATGATATTGTTGCCAATTACATTTCGTGTAAAGATATGTTAGATAAATACTCGAATGCAGATAAAACAATAGAAACGCTACACGCAAAAGACTTTGATATGAAAGAATTTGGTCACAGAGGATTTTTCTCATCTAAAGCAGAAAAATTACTTTGGCCAAAGTTTTTGAAAGACTTAGAAGTATAGTAAGTTTCAATTTTTATCATATCTGATGTAATTAATTATATTTGCAATATGTTAGCTATACAGAAAAACATTCAACTGCAACCATATAATACTTTTGGCATTAA carries:
- a CDS encoding DUF4199 domain-containing protein → MDNFVIIKNGVTLSLVYILLTLILFIVGIDMEQWAKWLVLAITFVCIVFSIKLYADTLDDKDATFGQLFKVGFFSSLLFVIIVCLFMVLYVKVIDVDFYEKINDLAREEMKAQNISEDKMESFIEAGKKYMTVPFLLLSTFLSNLITCNIGNLIGALYFRKNKD
- the obgE gene encoding GTPase ObgE, which translates into the protein MEGGNFIDYVKIFVQSGNGGPGSAHFRREKYVPKGGPDGGDGGRGGHIILRGNKQLWTLLHLKYRKHIKAKHGEGGKGALSSGKQGEDIILEVPLGTIAKDVETGAIEAEIMEDGQEVVWLAGGIGGLGNNHFKTSTNQAPHYAQPGRPGIEGWKILELKVLADVGLVGFPNAGKSTLLSVLSAAKPEVADYAFTTLVPNLGVVSYRDNYSFVMADIPGIIEGASKGKGIGLRFLRHIERNAVLLFLIPADCADHKKEYKILEKELKAYNPELMHKKRLLAISKSDLLDDDLKTWIRKEFPKKLDVVFISSHTEEGLVELKDKLWKLMN